CTTGCCTTCAGCTTCAGTCCAGCCGCAAGAAGcttttcgaacacaagttctaaaTTTTGCAGCATGTCATCAAATGTCTTTCCATAAACGATTATATCATCAAGATATATAAGACAAATCTGCCATTGTAAGCCAGCCAGCACAGTCTCCATCAATCGTTCAAACGTGGCTGGGGCATTGCACAACCCGAACGGCATTACGTTGAACTCATATAGACCCTGTCGGGTGACAAATGCCGTCTTTTTCTTATCCTCTGGATCTAGCTCTACCTGCCAATACCCAGCATTCAGGTCCAAAGTACTGAACCATTTGGCGCCTCGTAGTTGATGCAGAGACTCGTCAATACGAGGTAATGGGTAGGCATCCTTCGTTGTTATACTATTTAGACGTCTGTAATCGACACAGAACCTTGTGGATCCGTCTTTCTTCTTTACAAGCACGATTGCTGCTGACCACGGGCTCTGAGAAGGTTCTATGATACCTCTTCTTAGCATGTCAGATACGTGATTTTGTACCTCTTCTTGCATATGAAACGGCAGACGCCTGGGTGCTTGTTTAATTGGTGCATTGACACCAGTCTCTATCTTGTGTCTGACCTTGGCGGTTCGGCCTACATCTTCATCTGTCTCTGAAAATAGAGCTGCGTACTTCAAAAGAAGAGCCTTTGCTTTCATGACATCATCTTTATCTATATGACTTGTGCTGCTAATGAATAGCTCTTGCAAATGAGCCGGCAACTCTCTGTTCACATCCAAGTCTCTATTTCCCTCTGACACCAAAGAAAGAACCTCATCAACAGCATGTAACTTCCCAACAACAGTACCTGGGTAGATGGTCTTGCTATCATCCGAAATATTCATGATACGGAGCGGAATAGTGTCCTGTCTACGGACAAGTGTTTTAGCCAGCATACATGAATTCTGAAACTTTTCAGAGGGTTCTATCAGTCCAGCTTTGGTTGGAAGTCCTCCATCAGAACTTGCACGTATTTGCCCTTCAACTACCAGTTCTGATCTAGGCGGTACAGTCACTCGGTGAATAATGGCCACCTTATAATAGCTCGCTGACCCCTCAAGCTGAATCGGGTGTTCGATACCAGATATTGATATCTGATGCATCCTCATGTTAATGACGGCCTCATGCCTCACTAGGAAATCTAGTCCAAGTATCCCATCTACTGTCAAGTCTGCGACAATCATTTCTTGCTGTAGGGCAATGCCATTCAATGTAAAATCTACTGGAGTTCGCCCAAGCACTCGTAGTACTGAACCAGTAGCTGATAGTACATCCCGTTCTACCTCAGTCAACGCGTGATTTGCATCCCTTTTAATGTTCTCATAACAAATTGTGGATAGCAATGATACAGTAGCACCTGTATCAACCAATAGGTAAGCATCCATCCCATGTATGCGAGCAGTGACATAAACCCCTTTTTCATTTATAGAGTGTACTACTCTTGAATACTGATCACTAGAACATTGGTTTTTCTGGAAACTTGTATCAGTTTTGGGATTCGTTTCTCTTGTACTATTAACTTGTGTTAATTTGTCATCAGACCCCTTATTCAATTGTGGGCAATCTTTTCTCAGATGCTTGTCGGATCCACATTTATAACATTTCCTCGTCCGGTTACTATCCCTTGCATGTGTTTCCGGGCGAGGCATGCGTCTCTGGCTTTGAGACTGAAACTTCCATTGTTTCAAATCTCTCATATCGCGCTGTAACGACCGCATGTTTTTCTCGACGGTCTCTATAAAATTATCGAGTTTTGAAGCTTTGGACGAGTCTTCAGTATTTTCACTCATTGTCCGGACAGCATCTGTGTGGCGATTCTCTGCCCTATAATATGCTTCCAGCTCAACAGCTCTCTGTATTGCGTCATTCAAGTTTATGGGTCTAGCCTGCTTTATCTTAAGACGCATTTCCGAGTTATGTAGCCCATCTAAGAACTGTTCAGTAGCTAGTATTTCCCGAACATCATCGGGGGCTGTCGGGTAAGCTAAATTCACGAGTCTCCTTATGTCCTGTCCCATCTCCGGTAAACTTTCAGAAGCCTTTTGTCTCCTTTCCCTCAGCTGTGCTCTGTATAGCTCAGTTTGATTCATAGGGGCGAATCTATCTTGCAAGGCCTTCACTAATTTCCTATAGTTCTGTCTCTCGTCTCTGGGCTGATTTCCTAACACACCTTGTGCTAGTCCCCTCAGGGATGCAGCCAAATATAGCCCTTTCTCAGTCTCTGTCCAGTCATTCAAAAGACAGACTGATTCAAAATGGGACAGATAATCATTCCATAAACCGGATCCGTCGTATGTTGCAGGTTTTACAAAGTTCCGAGATCGGACCGGTCCAGGATTCGTATTACTTGTTCTTGGGTTTGCGTTGTTCTGCACTGGCGGCCGGTCACTAGGTACAGGATCCTCATCATCACACAAGCACACATCTCCAGACACATAGCCACTCACACTATCTCTCCGTCTCACGTACGGGGTACTGGTACTCATGCCTGGTCTGGGTCTCCGGCCTCGGCCTGGAGAATTCGTAACCCGTAGAGAGTCATGTATCTCTCTACTGAGCCGATTTATTTCCCCCTCTAAATATTCTACATCGGCGTGTAAATCGCGCACGCtcataattaatattatattaacaaTTTGTAGAAAACAATTGACTGATCAAAATCCCGACGCTGCCACCAATTTTGTAACGTGTTTTGGGTTCGGTGATTGAGACCAGTCTGGGGAATGTGTTTATTTAACAATCATATATGAATACCGGCATAAAACGATCACAAAAACTACGAGtcaatatatacagatatagTTGTAAGGATGACCTATCCTTAAGcatgcaaaacaaataattcaCAAGTTATTTATAAGGGATGGGGCTTGATGATCTGTGGGTTATAACCCGGGGCTCTATCCGAGGCACAGGTCTCAGCCTCGAGACCTGCGAGATCTGTCCTGATAAGGCTCTATGCCTATATCACATGTACAGGGCTGTATCTCTGCAGCCGACACAAGCTGCAGCCAGGTACACTCAGTTAATAAAATACGAGTAAATATTAACGCTCTATTTAAAGATTAACCCAATACGAACACTGTGCAGTCGTATTAACGTACCTACTCCTTCGACAGCCGAACACAGAATCAGCTCTTCTCTCGAGTGTGCTCTGATATATAGTAGTGTCATCCGGACTATCCTCGCACATTACCATTAGCATCAAAGATAACACCCGTATGACATAAAAATTATCTGAACCCCAAACCCGATCATTTGTTACACTATATGTAACTCTTTCTTCTACAGGTTACGAAACGGTGTCCATTTGTAGTGACAGCGACTCAGACCTTCCTTTCCGTTTTAGTTTTACGAGACTTGCTAACCTTCCACCCTTGCCCGGTGTCCATCCTTTGGACTACAAGGCCTATCTCAACACCTCTACTATCTCTACTGTCAGCACCAAACCGTCAAAAACAGGAAGGAATCCTGGGCGCCAAACCAAGTTTCATTTACCCATGATTCCGAGCCACACTCATCAAATGAATACTGGGGGTTTGGTTACAGTGAAGGAAAAGACCAAGGAGAAAAAGTCGAACAAAAACAGTAGGAAAAAGCAAAAGGggtctagaagaaaaagaagaactTTTCAAAGACTATAAAATGACTAGTTTTATTGTGCATTTACAAAGTTGCCATTTAATCTACAATGcgctttttaaataatgtaaatcaagatatttttatatgaagTTGTGTAAAAGACATTAAGCCGATCAGTAGTCATTGTGGTGGTTTCAACGAGATTTTACTCTAAAGCATCCGAATTTTGGAGTAAAATTGAAATGCAACGTAGTTCAAATCTTGCGATACAGAATCTTGCCATTGAAATGAATtacaataatttatcaaatctcCTTGTAACAGGAATTATAAAGGtgatataatttacaaatatgtatacatttatcgacatttgaaatataaattattttctatggACATTCAAAAGAACTTTTGTTACAGTCAGTAGTAAGTTGATCATTTCTTGTCTTTctttaaataagaaaattgtatacttttttACTAGACTATTTATAAAACTGATTGTAGATAGTTGAGTTATCCACCTTTTCGTGTTTGAGAAGACTAAATCATGTCAAAGCTCTGAAAGGAAATCATGTTTGGGTGTCTAACGTTTCCGTCGACTTTGCTTCAATGTTTGTGAACGACACTGCTCGCTCTTGGGGTGGAGGTTTCTTCTCAAAGAAATCGCACATTTGTTTCCGGAAGAACTTGataataatgaatataaatccgatgatgataatgatgcaGACCACGATGGCAAAGTAGATAGCCCAGTTGGTTGATGCCTTCATTTTGGGACGATTTGCATGGTTTGTGTTCCTATTTGGTGGAGGGGCTGAAAAGAAATTGcccaattaaattaattaaaaaatcaaattaaaactttaataaattatattccaTAGGACATCATAATGCCAATCATAGAAGTTAAATGTAAAGTTAAAAGGAAATCTTGACAAATGAATGAGAAATTGATTTCTTTCTGTAATAATCTTTTGAAAAGCGACAGTCATTAATATGACACTCAACACAATATAATGTATCAGCAATTACCTTGTGTGGTTGGTTGACACGTATCtggataaataaatgaaaaaggtACAATAGTTGTAGAAAGgtagaaaataaaatagatcTATAGATTAACTgataaacaaataacaaaaattctAGAATCAAATTGATAATGCTATTTTTTACATTAAGAAGTGTTAGATGTTTACTAAAcgcttttacatgtaaaatgatataaaaatttcaaataaaatgctTAATTTCTATATATAATACCAGTAACAGCTATTCATCATCATCTCTTACCGGTGGTCAGATTGGATTTCAGAGTGAGGAAGTTGAGAGACGGGGATACGtcactacatgtatcattaaaCAATCGAAATGTCGTCCACTCAGCATCTTGTGTTATTTCCTGtataaatcattaattaaagTTAACCATTTTACAAATACTGCGTTTAAAAACATCTTTAGGCCCGTGACAGTTACTGTCATTTAACAGTGTACTTATATCCTTTCTAtcctttttttatcaaaacgaAATTATGTTGATAAAATAACGGTATCGTTTATGAATGTAATATCAAAAGAATGACGAAATAATTACCATACAAATAAACCCGTGAGTTGTTGTAGTTTGGTAAGAAACATTTTCTGTCCACGAGTAAAGATATATGACGTCACCAATTTTCCGGTGAAACAAGCAAGTCAGGGACAGGTAATCTGTagggaataaaaaataaataaaacttcacAAGACGAACCTGCACAATTTACTCAACTGAATGTTACTGCAATGATTGGAAAGGTGACTGTGACAGAGTTATGTCATTCAGTCAAATTTCAGTTATAATTAAGTCATATCtaattgactgaatggcagagatacATTGCTCGGACggctactaaaatgacaaatgtcTTTGGAATTGTTCTCAAATACATAACTGAACAGTACAGACATTCGTTGCAGAACAGCTTAGTAAAAAGAAAGGGTCTTTACCTGAAATAAACGAGTTGGAATGACAAGACAGCCTTGTTGAGATCACAACCTCTGTGCTCCCTAAGCATCCGTTGATTACGTCATTTCCACAAGCGTTTTGAACCCCATTTTCTTCTACTGTTAGACTCACAAATGAGTTCCTCAGTATGCTCGGACAATTGGTCTTAACAATGGCCTCACTTGTAACTGTAATTCAAAAACACATAATTTTGCATGATCTTACTGACATAACGAAGACGTAATGCATGTAAAGCAATTGTGATCATGTTCATactaaatgtatattttcttttaatcattaaaaatcataccaTACCGTTTTTAATTAAGCTATACATATTGTTCTCCGTATTTAGAGCAGTGCAGACGTCAGTCATGGTAACGTTTAATTCATTAGAATTGGCAAAGACTCGTTCTCCGACCATCGGATCTACAGGTGTCCCGatataatatatgtaattattctGTGTCACTTGAACGAAGCTCATGCAGGTATACACGCTGACTTTGATTGAAAACACGTCAATATCTTGACTGGACCTGCAAACCATAAAAAACTGATGTTATAAAATGATGAGCGCTGTACAATTCATGAATATATTTCGTACTTTGTTAATGTTTCATGTATATCATAACCAATCACTAAGTTGAAATACGTATACAAGACACAGTCATTTATCGTCCAtcttttttatggttttttgtaaacaataacatatcactggaaataatttaaaagtaaacgGGACAACTATTATTACTTAAACATGTAGTGAGTGCCATTGTTCTCTGAACACTGTAAGTCTATGGAGCTCGTCCCTGGGAGTGTTACGGGGTAATTGTGAATCACTGACTCGCCCATTCTCAGAAAGCCCTTGTCGGAGCTGATCCACACGCCCCTTAGGTCCTCTGGCAACTGGCATGACGATGCAGATTGTGCTGTGATAAAATTCAATAGAATATTTCACATAAAAGTAAGCAATCGATTTTCTACACTTTTAAAGTTCTTTCTTTGATTTTCCAATATTCTGGCATTGTAATCGTATTGAGTAATAAATAGAGTTCTATATATAACACCTGAAAAtggttttgatattatttttgtaataaatttcggattgagagagagagagagagagagagagagagagagagagggtttaCCTGCAAAAATGAGTTGGGTTACAAGAAATAGCCCCAACATTTTAATCTTTCTCGATGATTACGCCACAGTTTACATAATTTGCAGAccttttgcaaaataaaaaaaactaaaatgtaaTAGACGTAAGCAGAGCAGATATTTTCCTGTTGTCATGTAAAACATGAGTAGTCCCATAGGCGAGTTATTGTGTTGGAAGGACAATGCATAATACACACAGGGAAGGGTTAAAAGTACCCAGTACACATTCATTTTCAAACAATCCATGCATAGTGATTGAActgattaagataaaaaaactTCTTTGTATGTCTAAAACATAAGTTATTACGAACTGCCATTTTACTTTTCGTTATTTACCTTTCTCAATTCCCAAGTAGACGTCCCAAAAACCAATTAAAACTGTCGCTTAATTCCGAAGCTGCACACACCGCATGAAAAATATCACCAACcgttatttattaaaaacttaTATTAAAGTTCGAACCTTACATCTATTGAAAAACCGTGTGTACTTTCGTTCATTTTAATGGATCGAGGTTCGGCTATTCAGTTTGGTGAAAGCCTGTTTATGCAAAAGCAAATTAATCGATTAGGTTTAAAGGGAAGATAAATGAAAGCATGCCCGTATTGTTGTGGGCAAGGCTGCAAGGGGGTATGAATTGCAGAATTAAATCCCTGAACAAcgaaaattgaattaaaaaacgATAAGGAGAAGACAGACAATTAAACGACTTTGTATTGCAATGTGTCTGACTGATGGGGATCGGGTAGATGCAAGAAAGGTAACTCTAAATTAGACGATTCTTCTAAAGTCATGTGGTTAGACCGCTTAGTTCAACTTCTATTGAGGGAGAGCTAGAAATAGTTTCGTGACCcaaactatgattttcattaaTCGATCGGGATTTTTCATCATCGTATTGAACTACTAGtatttcatattgaaaatgacCAACGTTCTCTTCACAAGCCACCATTCAAAGTCCCCAAAATTGTATGTTCCAATGTCCCGGTCCCTTGGGGGACACACTTAATACATGCGatcgaaaaaaaataaataaaaaaataaagcatgtgttgatgcatacatgtatattttattgactaTATATTTCTACATACCAACACAATGTAATAATCATCGCAAAAACTGTTGAACTACTATTTACTATTTATAATAACGCATTGAAAAATTATTACTGGAgctaaattaaaaacattaaaaagttattaaatattcagttaaattaaattaaggaataaattaatgttagaaatgttgtatatatatttttaataaacatttttaaacgaCCGAGAATTCTTCACAAAAAGTTTCTAACAAGATTCTGATCCGAACGAGACATCGTCATCATCTGTACTGAGGATGGAAATTGTGGAGAACGGACTTCTCGCCCGAAATATGGCGGAATCGAAGCTATACAGGCTTATCCCGTCCGGTCGTCTGGGCATCCGGCCTCTCATATAATCCACGATACTGTCTGTGTAGATACACGTGATCTTTGGAGGTGGGTGAATCGAAAACTCGTCAGTACTGAAGCCTGGTTTGAACAAAGGTACAATTTGAATTGCTCGTTTTGGTCTAAAATAATTAACAGGTCTAGGAGAGTTGATCATAAGGGATTTCTTGGGATCAAAGTGTTGAAGTCCCACTTTTTCTCCCTTTCGAATGTCAATaggtttttcttcttttttcttcttaagGTAGAGTTTTAGACGTTTAGTCAGCATTACAATGACGACGACcaagaaaattataaataatcctAATAATATGAATAGGTAGTTCAAATCAGCAACAAATGGAGCTTCAGTCGTggctgaaaaaaattcaaaacacaaatattatgtgttttttattttttacgatGATTTCGAGACGAAAATTACAATGATAAGACTTACGTACTGGGGAGTATAATTTGACAGGTGTctgaaaaatcataaattttggTGATTAGCTTTATCATAATATGCTTTTGATTTATCATCATTTCAAcgatattcatatgtaaaatgcCTAATGCACCTGTTATATCCTTTAATTCAGCGGATGAACTTGTTGATGGATAGGCTGTAAAATTTACGGAATTTCCACAAAAATTTGGTTTCTCTTCTAAGAATACAGTTCCATTCATGTAGTTTGTAATTTTCTGCAAATATTAGAAAGGCATCAACATGCTTAAAAAAATCGACGAATTTGTCACAAGTGCACTtcctttaaattaatataaattaatatataacactgcatttgaaaaaaggtgtatttttattttcatgtttgtcGCGATATGCTCGCaatatgctgttttatttttagctttaagtttttattttatcttgatCCTACAAACAGAATATGACTCACAAAACAGGAGAATCTGTATGTGGATGAAGTCAACGTATCATCGTTGTTCCACACTGATAAATACAACTGACTGTCAACAGTCTTTGAGAAGATGCAGGTGTAGATGCCTCCATCtgaataacattaaaaaaaccacAAGTAACCATGTCAATACCCAGATAGCCtggagaaaataaaaaaaaaattaaaagttattatcataattaataatatttcgGAAAATAAACTAGAATCAGTCGCTGCTCTAAACACAATATTTCACCTGAAAGTGTTTTCTCGGTACAATCTCCTTGCGTAAAGTTGAGCATGGTTTTGTTAGTACAGCCGTCCATTTCCGCCGTCACACAGTTTTCTGTTGTCCCCGAGTGACTTGTAAATGTGATATTACTGTAGACCATCTGTAAGGCATCGGGACAGAGGGTCTGTATGGCGTCATCTTCCACGGCATCTGACAGACAAATGTTATtgttaatgaatatttcatttgatttgatttttttaaatatgaggATTTGGTATTTGATCCATTTTCTTAATTGATCATGTAAAATCCGCCTACTGTAGTATGTTCATTAAATGCGTTGCAATTTGCAAAGTTGAGTAGAtgttgttttcataattttttttatctaaattaaTTATCTATATAAATGTTGATATCAACAACCGGAAAGGTTGTTTATCACGTGTGAAAACCTACAGCAGCAGTATTGTATACAACATAGTATTATGATGTCCATTGTTAAGTACGTACGTAAGAcaaactttacaaaaaatactATAGTTATATAGTAGTTTATACCTTTACGTAACAGTACAATGAAGTTTGACGGATCTATGTAGCTTCTAGTGCAGATATTTTCATATGAGTTTGATTTGTCCTCCGCAATCCCGACCATATTTTCACGGATAAGAGTATCTACAGCTATTCAAAACGTTTCATTCAAGAAAGTGTAACAACAAATGAAACTTTTACACGTACAAAAGAAATCAAACCACaatctcaataaaaaaaaacccagttgtTTTCTATTTAAGTCATCAACAAAATAAACCAAACATTAATTGAGACTTGAATTAGACAATGtttctatttcatttatttggACATTGTTAGTTCTATTGTCCTACCTTTGAATACACtgttatatattatacatatatatacctgtTGCGTGGTAGTAATAGTTCAGCTGGTCATTGACATTGTAGATATCCAGGCAAATGTAAAAGAAGACGTTGGTTCCAAATAACACATTGAAATTCATTGAcctgaaaatttattaatatatagaaCATACAATTTAAACTTATGAAGGAAGTATGATTTTATGACCTTTTTAAACAACGATGCAAGAGGGTTTGATATTAAGACACAAAGTTGGCGCTTCAATATAACGACCTGTcaagaaataaattttctttttctcgaACTCGCCATCATCCACTACGACACATTACAGGGGTTCAATTCTCATTTCGGACGTTTTTTTCCTCTAATTAAGGACAGAAACAGTTTAAAGTCACTTCACTTAAATAGTAGGGGAGATAAATACATTGTCGCATGTTGAATATAGACACGCGCAAACATGAATATGGTTTTAAGAAACACAATTGACATGTGTTACCTTATAGTGAAGCGGTTTGCGTTGACTTTGGTCAGACATGTAAAATTATAGTACTCTATGGTGGGGTTGTTTGGGTCGGCGGAGGGGATGTAGACCTTGTAATTATAGATGGAATCCGTTGTAATGGACAAACTGCCTCTCTCTGCACTCGTCCATTCTCCCATTAAATAAGTCGGAAATGTACAAGTTCCATCTAAGAGAATATTAACAAAGTTGCAACTGTTAGTAAGCAGGGTTCAAAGTATAAAACTCATCCTAAGTCCAAAAAGAGAGTATGAATAAGCcgtacctacatgtatatgtgaagATAATTATACAAATCTACATTGTGCGATGAACTAATAATATCGTAGCATCGGTATAACAAAAATACACACGAGAAGTTTACAAAAATACGATTAGGAAATGCATGTACACCTTAGAGCATATTGGATACGACGTCAAAGTTTTAAACGTCcatttaaatgtacattatacTCGTTCTCAAATCATTTTTCACCATATTTGGTGTGCATTTGcgtctgatttaaaaaaaatggttgatATTGTTCTAAACTATTCGAATGTTTAATTTTCTGTCCATTTTAAACGTCcatttaaatgtacattatacTCGTTCTCAAATCATTTTTCACCATATTTGGAGTGCATTTgcgtttgatttaaaaaaaaaatggttgatATTGTTCTTAACTATTCGAATGTTTAATTTTCTGTCGATGTTACATTGTACTTTTATTATACGTCAATTTTAGCCATACCACCATCCTTCGGTGTTTCAAAAACCCTTGATattacaaacaacaaaaattttaccccaaaaacatttaaaaagaacGCAAATTGTAGTAAAAAATGGtacaataatcatttttttccaaTGAAATTTTGTTAAGGTTGAGGTCAGATTTTCCTAATTTCTAAGTTCacaaagaaattaataaaaaaaaaacccgtgttttaatttaacataaatatgaattaatttattatattttacgcgaatcttttaaatattttttaaagtaaacattaGAATGCCTACAAAAATTATTCTTACGCGGCGTTacagattttaaattaaattaatatataaagaaaCTATTTTACCTGAATATGGAATACCTAATCCCAAAATTAGCAATCGAATTAACGAGcatttaatgaaaagaaaattcattgCTACAATATTCATGATGCTTGAAACTTTTTCCGTAGCCACAGTCACAATTTCGGTGGCAAAACACGAAAAAGGATAAATATGCAAACCTTTGTAGTTATTAGCAACAGGTTGATACAAACATATTTCTTCTCTGGACACCCTTTGTTTCATCGGTTCAACGATACGGTTCTTTTCACCAGCAACAAACTCTCTTTGTTTAAATCTAGGTACGTTGGTTTCAACTTACAAGTCAATGTAGCCATAAAGGCATATCAAACTATAAATAAACTTACACCAAGGAAGGTGAATTTATCAGATCGTTTTCCAGAAGGTGGTAAAACAGTTTGGACACTGATGAATAACTGAATCTATATAATGAATCGTCACATGCCCCATCAATAGTTGTTGAAcagttagatttttatttttattttgtatctcTTATCATTTTCAGAGGTTTTTCATGAAACGCATCTGGTTGCAGTCGCAAATGAGATGTCTATTATTATCACAATACTTGCTCATGGAGACACATATAcattgcctgctgcctaatccagttgtgtaaatatatatttgcataataaaatatgttcaaattaaaTCAACAATACTTGCTCTTGTGAATATGCAAATCCCAGTATGAAAAAATACATCTTCTATTTGtacttaagaaaaaattatcaaccCTCAGAAAGAGAGTAGTATAAAGTTTCATTATTTTCACTAAGAGGATATGTTCATGACTGATGAGCCTCTCAAATAGTTGTCTCAAActagtactacatgtatatatacatgttactagtactaaatgtacatgtcacagcttgtatgaaaatttacatacatgtactttaaaatgttttgtaggTTTGTGCTGTCTAAAACCATTGGATAGTCAAAGTACATATATTCGTCTTTGTACAGTCGAAGatcttaaaatttgaacaatttgATGGTCTGGTGTGGAAAGAGCAACATTTAAATAGACACATATATTAATTAAGCTAACGTTCTCTCTTAGACAACTAGAAATATATGAACTTCTATAGCTTTACCTTCAACTATTGAACTTCGCACTTTGCAAAGTAATAAcatgtgtttgttgttttttcttatgttaaaatcaaaataaacggAATAGTGAACTTTGAACGTTTTGCTATGTGAATAGAGAGGAAACGGGAAATAACAACTGATTGGTTATCATAAATGTCAAGAGCGTTAAGtacaatttttgtttcacaACATATTTCTGATATATCTGACATCAGCCATTGGCATATAATTTTGGTTTAGGAAGAATTTATTGAAATAGATGATATGGTGATTTAGTACGAGCGTTAAAAAACCAACGAAAACTTTTCTATTTTAAAgctatttaaaagaaaaaggattttttttctcaaaaaaatagtaattgtttattgtttaaaacgttaGGAACCGAAagggtaaaac
The nucleotide sequence above comes from Magallana gigas chromosome 2, xbMagGiga1.1, whole genome shotgun sequence. Encoded proteins:
- the LOC105321891 gene encoding uncharacterized protein isoform X1, with protein sequence MNIVAMNFLFIKCSLIRLLILGLGIPYSDGTCTFPTYLMGEWTSAERGSLSITTDSIYNYKVYIPSADPNNPTIEYYNFTCLTKVNANRFTIRSMNFNVLFGTNVFFYICLDIYNVNDQLNYYYHATAVDTLIRENMVGIAEDKSNSYENICTRSYIDPSNFIVLLRKDAVEDDAIQTLCPDALQMVYSNITFTSHSGTTENCVTAEMDGCTNKTMLNFTQGDCTEKTLSDGGIYTCIFSKTVDSQLYLSVWNNDDTLTSSTYRFSCFKITNYMNGTVFLEEKPNFCGNSVNFTAYPSTSSSAELKDITDTCQIILPTTTEAPFVADLNYLFILLGLFIIFLVVVIVMLTKRLKLYLKKKKEEKPIDIRKGEKVGLQHFDPKKSLMINSPRPVNYFRPKRAIQIVPLFKPGFSTDEFSIHPPPKITCIYTDSIVDYMRGRMPRRPDGISLYSFDSAIFRARSPFSTISILSTDDDDVSFGSESC
- the LOC105321891 gene encoding uncharacterized protein isoform X2 translates to MKQRVSREEICLYQPVANNYKDGTCTFPTYLMGEWTSAERGSLSITTDSIYNYKVYIPSADPNNPTIEYYNFTCLTKVNANRFTIRSMNFNVLFGTNVFFYICLDIYNVNDQLNYYYHATAVDTLIRENMVGIAEDKSNSYENICTRSYIDPSNFIVLLRKDAVEDDAIQTLCPDALQMVYSNITFTSHSGTTENCVTAEMDGCTNKTMLNFTQGDCTEKTLSDGGIYTCIFSKTVDSQLYLSVWNNDDTLTSSTYRFSCFKITNYMNGTVFLEEKPNFCGNSVNFTAYPSTSSSAELKDITDTCQIILPTTTEAPFVADLNYLFILLGLFIIFLVVVIVMLTKRLKLYLKKKKEEKPIDIRKGEKVGLQHFDPKKSLMINSPRPVNYFRPKRAIQIVPLFKPGFSTDEFSIHPPPKITCIYTDSIVDYMRGRMPRRPDGISLYSFDSAIFRARSPFSTISILSTDDDDVSFGSESC
- the LOC105321891 gene encoding uncharacterized protein isoform X3; this encodes MLLLCKVRSSIVEDGTCTFPTYLMGEWTSAERGSLSITTDSIYNYKVYIPSADPNNPTIEYYNFTCLTKVNANRFTIRSMNFNVLFGTNVFFYICLDIYNVNDQLNYYYHATAVDTLIRENMVGIAEDKSNSYENICTRSYIDPSNFIVLLRKDAVEDDAIQTLCPDALQMVYSNITFTSHSGTTENCVTAEMDGCTNKTMLNFTQGDCTEKTLSDGGIYTCIFSKTVDSQLYLSVWNNDDTLTSSTYRFSCFKITNYMNGTVFLEEKPNFCGNSVNFTAYPSTSSSAELKDITDTCQIILPTTTEAPFVADLNYLFILLGLFIIFLVVVIVMLTKRLKLYLKKKKEEKPIDIRKGEKVGLQHFDPKKSLMINSPRPVNYFRPKRAIQIVPLFKPGFSTDEFSIHPPPKITCIYTDSIVDYMRGRMPRRPDGISLYSFDSAIFRARSPFSTISILSTDDDDVSFGSESC
- the LOC105321885 gene encoding uncharacterized protein; amino-acid sequence: MLGLFLVTQLIFAAQSASSCQLPEDLRGVWISSDKGFLRMGESVIHNYPVTLPGTSSIDLQCSENNGTHYMFKSSQDIDVFSIKVSVYTCMSFVQVTQNNYIYYIGTPVDPMVGERVFANSNELNVTMTDVCTALNTENNMYSLIKNVTSEAIVKTNCPSILRNSFVSLTVEENGVQNACGNDVINGCLGSTEVVISTRLSCHSNSFISDYLSLTCLFHRKIGDVIYLYSWTENVSYQTTTTHGFICMEITQDAEWTTFRLFNDTCSDVSPSLNFLTLKSNLTTDTCQPTTQAPPPNRNTNHANRPKMKASTNWAIYFAIVVCIIIIIGFIFIIIKFFRKQMCDFFEKKPPPQERAVSFTNIEAKSTETLDTQT
- the LOC105321891 gene encoding uncharacterized protein isoform X4; amino-acid sequence: MNIVAMNFLFIKCSLIRLLILGLGIPYSDGTCTFPTYLMGEWTSAERGSLSITTDSIYNYKVYIPSADPNNPTIEYYNFTCLTKVNANRFTIRSMNFNVLFGTNVFFYICLDIYNVNDQLNYYYHATAVDTLIRENMVGIAEDKSNSYENICTRSYIDPSNFIVLLRKDAVEDDAIQTLCPDALQMVYSNITFTSHSGTTENCVTAEMDGCTNKTMLNFTQGDCTEKTLSDGGIYTCIFSKTVDSQLYLSVWNNDDTLTSSTYRFSCFKITNYMNGTVFLEEKPNFCGNSVNFTAYPSTSSSAELKDITDTCQIILPSTHD